In Endozoicomonas sp. GU-1, one DNA window encodes the following:
- a CDS encoding ISNCY family transposase, whose product MRKKRNLQCSMELHYVPHEICSQLSGISQWLDAHPQFNDWIYEDLSSGDKQNTGRNGLSAESVLRAALLKQYLNCDYDYLSFVLMDSMLFRDFCRLEPNQRPSRSSLHGLISLLTASTWERINNCQLMTAKDQGIEKGRTVAIDSTVTESDIKPPCDSDLLASSVKEICRLLERGQTLTATPLYEYTHHNRAVKDAARKCIYSGKEERQQHYKKLLQLTRKSRKVLIEATVKLADARQQGQCLLADDADKWQADVDHLLPLVDVIVSQTERRVFKGEKVPAQEKVVSLYEPHTDIIVKDRRQVQYGHKLNLVQGKSRLILDLVIEEGNPADSDRFIPMMERQKEIYGRVPRQTSGDGGYACRVNLEKAKAMGISDVAFNKKRGLEVEEMTKSQYVYKTLFRFRAGIEAGISWLKRCFGLSRCHCKGSERFDSHCWLSVVCYNLVILARHPAPS is encoded by the coding sequence ATGCGCAAAAAACGCAATTTGCAGTGTAGTATGGAACTCCATTACGTACCTCATGAAATCTGCTCCCAGCTTTCCGGTATCTCGCAATGGCTTGATGCCCATCCACAGTTCAATGACTGGATTTATGAGGACTTAAGTTCTGGTGATAAACAGAACACTGGGCGGAACGGACTATCAGCAGAATCCGTTCTTCGTGCGGCACTTCTGAAACAGTATTTGAATTGTGATTATGACTACTTGTCGTTTGTTTTGATGGACTCCATGCTCTTTCGAGACTTTTGTCGCCTCGAACCAAACCAGCGCCCCAGTCGCTCCAGTTTGCATGGGCTCATCAGCCTTCTTACTGCATCTACATGGGAGCGGATTAATAACTGTCAGCTAATGACCGCTAAAGATCAGGGTATTGAAAAAGGGCGTACTGTGGCTATTGACAGCACAGTCACCGAATCGGATATCAAACCTCCCTGCGACAGTGATCTTTTAGCCAGTTCCGTTAAAGAAATTTGTCGTCTGCTGGAACGGGGACAAACACTGACAGCGACACCGCTTTATGAATATACCCATCACAACCGAGCCGTAAAAGATGCGGCCAGAAAATGCATCTACTCTGGTAAAGAAGAGCGGCAACAGCATTATAAAAAACTGCTGCAGTTGACCCGAAAATCCCGGAAGGTGCTTATCGAAGCCACTGTCAAGCTTGCAGACGCCCGTCAGCAGGGGCAGTGTCTCCTGGCTGATGATGCCGACAAGTGGCAGGCCGATGTGGATCACCTGTTACCCCTGGTGGATGTAATAGTCTCCCAGACAGAGCGCAGGGTCTTTAAGGGTGAAAAGGTGCCAGCCCAGGAGAAAGTGGTTAGCCTGTATGAACCCCATACGGATATCATCGTAAAAGACAGGCGACAAGTGCAGTACGGCCATAAACTGAACCTGGTTCAGGGAAAAAGTCGATTGATCCTGGACCTGGTTATTGAGGAAGGTAACCCAGCGGATTCGGACCGATTCATTCCGATGATGGAAAGACAAAAAGAAATTTATGGTCGTGTACCTCGCCAGACAAGCGGTGACGGTGGATACGCGTGTCGAGTAAATTTGGAAAAAGCCAAGGCTATGGGAATCAGCGATGTGGCTTTTAATAAGAAGCGCGGACTTGAAGTCGAAGAGATGACTAAAAGTCAGTATGTGTATAAAACGCTCTTTCGCTTCCGGGCAGGTATTGAAGCGGGAATTTCGTGGCTAAAGAGATGTTTTGGGCTATCACGTTGCCACTGCAAGGGTTCTGAGCGTTTTGACTCTCATTGTTGGTTATCGGTGGTCTGTTACAACCTGGTGATTCTGGCCAGGCACCCGGCACCATCCTGA
- a CDS encoding FMN-binding protein → MGGIAQRADEALEQGYDLVSVGKGYLVEPTWATKALNNETCTEFADVNQQKELTIPSPLWDIMDYMIVDSAAEAVKHQCIKELQNVKIEFEPGEYTAYGVGHNGKLPVTVTFSEDKILDIVVDSSNESDGIANPAFERIPQQILDNQSLNIDVISGASASSQAVIDGVSNAVDLTGKINSPPCPVKLTT, encoded by the coding sequence GTGGGTGGTATTGCCCAGCGGGCAGATGAAGCGCTTGAGCAGGGTTATGATCTCGTCAGTGTTGGTAAAGGCTATTTGGTAGAACCCACCTGGGCCACCAAAGCACTGAACAACGAGACCTGTACAGAGTTTGCTGACGTCAACCAGCAAAAAGAGCTGACTATTCCTTCCCCACTCTGGGACATCATGGACTACATGATTGTGGACAGTGCTGCTGAGGCGGTCAAACACCAGTGCATCAAAGAACTGCAAAATGTCAAAATCGAGTTTGAACCCGGTGAATACACGGCATATGGCGTTGGTCATAATGGCAAACTGCCGGTGACGGTTACCTTCTCCGAAGATAAAATCCTTGATATTGTCGTTGATTCTTCAAACGAATCCGATGGCATTGCCAATCCCGCTTTTGAGCGAATTCCGCAACAAATTCTTGATAATCAATCGCTGAACATCGATGTTATTTCTGGTGCTAGCGCCAGTAGTCAGGCGGTTATTGACGGTGTATCAAACGCTGTAGACCTGACTGGCAAAATAAATTCTCCGCCCTGCCCGGTGAAGCTGACTACCTGA
- a CDS encoding Eco57I restriction-modification methylase domain-containing protein, translating into MALFAEVAGEQKIQWHSNIIPADFIESAVNQLQAIYVDATPIIRYNRAILNPPYFKIGSKSRHRKLLQQVGIETGNLYSAFVALAIKLLEPGGELVAITPRSFCNGPYFKGFRDILLEDTALKKIRVFNSRTKAFKGDKVLQENVIFHLVKGDPQGDVEISSSSCAEDPEPIIRITPFHEVVNSDNPDRFIHIVTSEQEADIAVKVGGLPCSLSDLGLDVSTGKVVDFRTRDNLRMEPEAQTVPLIYPMHLKNGSIVWPISNVKKPNALLNNSETAKLMVPNGTYILTKRLTAKEEKRRIVASLYEPSVADVDVVGFENKTNYFHALGKPLPQDLARGLWLFLNSTIVDQYFRQFNGHTQVNATDLRNLRYPTTEQLQALGHGAKGSSLPSQEEINRRVSVIFQPVIPSFMIKPGILASL; encoded by the coding sequence ATGGCTCTGTTTGCCGAGGTTGCAGGGGAGCAAAAGATTCAGTGGCACAGTAATATTATCCCGGCCGATTTTATTGAGAGTGCTGTCAATCAATTGCAGGCGATTTATGTTGATGCAACCCCTATAATTCGTTACAACAGGGCAATTCTTAATCCACCTTATTTCAAGATCGGCAGTAAAAGCCGTCATCGAAAGTTACTCCAGCAGGTAGGCATTGAGACCGGCAACCTCTATTCCGCCTTTGTTGCACTTGCCATCAAACTTCTTGAGCCTGGTGGTGAACTGGTGGCCATCACCCCGCGCAGTTTCTGCAATGGCCCGTACTTTAAAGGATTCAGGGATATCCTGTTAGAGGATACTGCACTGAAGAAAATCCGGGTATTCAACAGCCGTACGAAAGCGTTTAAAGGCGACAAAGTCCTGCAGGAAAATGTGATTTTCCACCTGGTAAAGGGAGATCCACAGGGGGATGTGGAAATTTCATCCAGCAGTTGTGCTGAAGACCCAGAACCGATTATTCGAATCACCCCTTTCCATGAAGTGGTTAATTCAGATAATCCAGACCGTTTTATCCATATTGTGACCTCAGAGCAGGAAGCCGATATCGCCGTTAAGGTGGGCGGTTTGCCGTGCTCATTGTCTGATTTGGGTCTTGATGTCAGCACCGGAAAAGTGGTTGATTTCAGGACCAGGGATAACCTCAGAATGGAGCCCGAAGCGCAGACTGTGCCACTGATTTATCCCATGCATTTAAAAAATGGTTCTATCGTATGGCCAATAAGCAATGTAAAAAAACCGAATGCCCTGCTTAACAACAGTGAAACCGCCAAACTGATGGTTCCCAACGGCACTTATATATTGACCAAACGACTGACAGCAAAAGAAGAAAAACGCCGGATTGTTGCCTCTCTCTATGAACCGTCTGTTGCTGACGTAGACGTTGTAGGATTTGAGAATAAAACCAACTATTTTCATGCCTTGGGCAAACCGTTGCCGCAGGATCTTGCCAGAGGCTTATGGCTGTTTTTGAATAGCACTATTGTTGATCAATATTTTCGGCAGTTTAACGGGCACACCCAGGTCAACGCCACGGACCTGAGAAACTTGCGTTACCCGACAACAGAGCAGTTGCAAGCTTTAGGGCATGGAGCAAAAGGAAGCTCGCTGCCATCTCAGGAGGAGATCAATCGTCGGGTGTCGGTTATTTTTCAGCCAGTAATCCCTTCCTTCATGATCAAGCCTGGTATTCTGGCCTCTTTATAA
- a CDS encoding YcgN family cysteine cluster protein — protein sequence MSEQEPAFWQVKSLTEMTPEEWESLCDGCGRCCLNKIIDADTDEIHTTAVACRLLDLETCRCRHYKHRRKYVDDCIKFTPKTLHEHLPWLPDSCAYHLLYHGYDLPQWHPLKTGSSDSVHESGFSIKGRDIASEEDVPDPSDWFDYIIRVK from the coding sequence ATGAGTGAGCAGGAACCTGCATTCTGGCAGGTAAAATCGTTAACCGAGATGACGCCCGAAGAGTGGGAGTCGCTCTGTGATGGCTGTGGTCGCTGCTGCCTCAATAAGATTATTGATGCGGATACGGATGAGATTCACACAACGGCGGTAGCCTGTCGGCTGCTGGATCTGGAGACCTGCCGCTGCAGGCATTATAAACACCGTCGCAAGTATGTGGATGACTGCATCAAGTTTACCCCGAAAACCCTGCATGAGCATTTGCCGTGGCTGCCGGACAGCTGCGCTTATCATCTGCTCTACCATGGTTATGACCTGCCGCAATGGCATCCTCTGAAAACCGGAAGCTCGGACTCTGTCCATGAATCCGGCTTCTCCATCAAGGGCAGGGACATCGCTTCAGAAGAAGATGTTCCGGACCCTTCGGACTGGTTTGATTATATTATCCGGGTGAAGTGA
- a CDS encoding HvfB family MNIO-type RiPP peptide maturase, whose protein sequence is MKPVPSLSGAGLGLRREHLQSLAKKVPSSVQFLEVAPENWIKAPQQRRQLLEQILDQIPLVCHGLSLSLGGPTPLDMNLLHDIRAFLQAHQVVRYTEHLSYCSDQGHLYDLMPIPFTKAAAHYVADRIKQTQDFLGEPVAVENVSYYCAPGQQMPEIEFIHRVLELADCELLLDINNIFVNSVNHGYDADTFLRQLPTERISYGHIAGHYVEQPDLIIDSHGAPVRDDVWQLLGKAYQYHGVFPTLLERDFNIPPLDKLVEELDSIHRIQHSVMHQQKEYACG, encoded by the coding sequence ATGAAGCCTGTTCCTTCACTCAGCGGTGCAGGCCTTGGCCTGCGCCGGGAGCATCTTCAGAGCCTGGCCAAAAAGGTGCCCTCCTCTGTTCAGTTTCTGGAGGTTGCTCCGGAAAACTGGATTAAAGCGCCGCAACAGAGACGTCAGCTGCTGGAGCAGATTCTCGATCAGATACCGCTGGTTTGCCACGGTCTCTCCCTGTCACTGGGTGGTCCGACACCGTTGGATATGAATCTGCTGCACGATATCAGGGCATTTCTTCAGGCGCATCAGGTAGTTCGTTACACCGAACACCTGAGTTACTGCTCTGACCAGGGGCATCTCTATGACCTGATGCCTATTCCCTTTACCAAAGCGGCTGCACATTACGTGGCGGACCGGATAAAACAGACCCAGGACTTTCTGGGTGAGCCCGTTGCGGTGGAGAACGTCTCTTACTACTGCGCTCCCGGGCAGCAGATGCCGGAAATTGAGTTTATTCATCGGGTTCTGGAACTGGCGGATTGTGAGCTGCTGCTGGATATCAATAATATTTTTGTCAACAGCGTCAATCATGGTTATGACGCAGATACGTTTCTGAGGCAGTTGCCCACTGAACGTATCAGCTACGGCCATATTGCCGGCCATTATGTTGAGCAGCCGGACCTTATTATCGACAGTCATGGCGCACCGGTTCGCGATGATGTCTGGCAGCTGCTTGGCAAAGCTTACCAATACCACGGCGTTTTCCCAACGCTACTGGAGCGGGACTTTAATATTCCGCCATTGGACAAGCTGGTTGAAGAGCTCGATTCCATACACCGGATTCAGCACTCTGTGATGCATCAGCAGAAGGAGTACGCCTGTGGATGA
- a CDS encoding FAD-binding protein, with product MERYNGFVEQGHDSDFHKSALGLKVEQAPFYATPHKPSVHHTMGGLKIDTQARVINKEGDVIPGLYAAGEVTGGIHAGNRLGGNALIDIFTYGRIAGESVASHA from the coding sequence ATTGAGCGTTATAACGGCTTTGTTGAGCAGGGTCATGATTCTGACTTCCATAAGAGCGCCCTTGGCTTGAAAGTTGAGCAGGCTCCGTTTTATGCCACTCCACACAAGCCCTCCGTTCACCACACAATGGGCGGTTTGAAGATCGATACGCAGGCGCGTGTTATCAATAAAGAAGGTGACGTCATCCCCGGTTTATACGCAGCAGGTGAAGTGACCGGCGGAATCCACGCAGGCAACCGCCTGGGTGGTAATGCACTTATTGATATCTTTACCTACGGTCGTATTGCCGGCGAGAGCGTTGCCAGCCATGCTTAA
- a CDS encoding aldose epimerase family protein: MNTPQTSIHFLCKLDYESWRFVFQGNGIFMKIFQEVFGATRSGKPVYAFRLCNQQGMEVTVLTMGGIIQSIRVPDKAGNMGEVTLGCDSVADYERSSAYFGAIVGRYANRIARGEFELEGEPFQLACNNAPNHLHGGKVGFDHSLWRAESHTSDDICTLSLDYESEDGEEGYPGNLSVNVIYTLNNHNELGIEYRATTDAPTVVNLTNHTYFNLNGSDDCLSHRLQLHCRQFTPTDETSIPYGEIESVINTPMDFTTMKPIGQDIAQDFVQLKQARGYDHNWVIWTERGSDRSLTPVARVEEPDSGRTLEVLTSQPGVQFYTGNYLAGEPARGGSQYGMRAGFCLETQHFPDSPNRPEFPSTRLNPGETYQEKTIFRFGLL, from the coding sequence GTGAACACTCCTCAGACCTCAATCCACTTTCTCTGCAAGCTGGACTATGAAAGTTGGCGATTTGTTTTCCAGGGCAATGGCATATTTATGAAGATTTTTCAGGAAGTGTTTGGAGCCACTCGCTCCGGTAAACCGGTGTATGCCTTCCGGCTCTGTAACCAGCAGGGCATGGAAGTCACCGTCCTGACCATGGGCGGTATTATCCAGAGCATTCGTGTGCCGGATAAAGCAGGCAATATGGGCGAAGTCACCCTGGGCTGTGATTCGGTGGCGGATTACGAGCGGTCCAGTGCTTATTTTGGTGCCATTGTTGGCCGTTATGCCAACCGTATCGCCAGGGGAGAATTTGAACTTGAGGGTGAACCGTTTCAGCTGGCCTGTAACAATGCACCGAATCACCTGCATGGTGGCAAGGTTGGGTTTGATCATTCCCTGTGGCGGGCAGAGTCCCATACCAGTGACGACATATGCACACTGTCCCTTGACTATGAATCAGAAGATGGTGAAGAGGGTTATCCCGGTAACCTGAGTGTCAACGTGATCTACACCCTGAATAACCACAATGAGCTGGGTATTGAGTATCGGGCAACAACAGACGCCCCCACCGTGGTTAACCTGACCAACCACACTTATTTCAACCTTAATGGCAGTGACGACTGTCTCAGCCACCGGCTGCAGCTGCACTGCCGCCAGTTCACCCCAACTGATGAAACATCCATTCCCTACGGTGAGATTGAGTCAGTCATTAACACCCCCATGGATTTCACCACCATGAAGCCTATTGGTCAGGATATTGCCCAGGACTTTGTTCAGCTGAAGCAGGCCAGGGGATACGACCATAACTGGGTTATCTGGACGGAGAGGGGGAGTGATCGCTCTCTGACACCTGTCGCCCGGGTAGAAGAACCAGACAGTGGTCGTACCCTGGAAGTGCTTACCAGTCAACCGGGAGTGCAGTTCTATACCGGCAACTATCTGGCAGGTGAGCCTGCACGGGGCGGCAGCCAATATGGTATGCGGGCAGGTTTCTGTCTGGAGACCCAGCATTTTCCGGACTCCCCCAACAGGCCGGAGTTTCCTTCAACCCGGCTGAATCCCGGTGAAACCTATCAGGAAAAAACCATTTTCCGCTTTGGCCTTCTATAA
- a CDS encoding HvfC family RiPP maturation protein: MDDFQIVQQQFTEAIRHQTDNPFEQIKPERFAVYSRLIRNNISNFVSQGFPVLKKLLPEEAFNHLVDRFIADHPASSPYFIDISGEFLAWLNTNPVTDKSHTLPPFLRELAHYEWLETLLLGNEQDEPPATAIAVFSDCEDALIWSVNAVAAAYQYPVHKISRDFQPQTAPEQPTLLIVYRQENETRFLTVDALAWQLFQTASTLDQPVNHKQLIKQTLQHLTTAERTRVKPYAEQALMSFYQLGLILGSL; this comes from the coding sequence GTGGATGATTTCCAGATAGTTCAACAGCAGTTTACCGAGGCTATACGTCATCAGACTGATAATCCATTTGAGCAGATAAAGCCGGAACGCTTTGCCGTTTACTCCCGGCTGATCCGAAACAATATTTCTAACTTTGTCAGTCAGGGCTTCCCGGTGCTGAAAAAGTTATTGCCGGAGGAGGCGTTCAATCATCTGGTGGATCGCTTTATTGCCGATCACCCTGCCAGCTCCCCCTACTTTATTGATATCTCCGGGGAGTTTCTGGCCTGGCTTAATACTAATCCAGTGACTGATAAGTCGCACACACTGCCACCGTTCCTCCGGGAACTGGCCCACTATGAGTGGCTGGAAACCCTGTTGCTGGGCAATGAACAGGACGAACCACCCGCCACAGCAATCGCAGTTTTTTCAGACTGTGAAGATGCACTGATATGGTCGGTTAATGCTGTGGCCGCCGCCTACCAATACCCTGTCCATAAAATCAGCCGTGACTTTCAACCACAGACTGCGCCCGAACAACCAACCCTGCTGATTGTTTACCGTCAGGAAAATGAAACGCGCTTTCTGACGGTGGATGCACTGGCCTGGCAGCTTTTTCAAACTGCCTCCACCCTTGACCAGCCGGTGAACCATAAGCAGCTTATCAAGCAGACATTGCAACACCTGACGACGGCCGAGCGAACCCGGGTTAAGCCTTATGCTGAGCAGGCTTTGATGAGTTTTTATCAACTGGGTTTGATTCTGGGCAGTTTATGA
- a CDS encoding SPOR domain-containing protein: MDTNNQLFLYKLDTHSSAARRGSDSAHTEQQTCHRGDKDPGQTSNPTWKSLDNYDLGVVSQVHTFLTGKASCLEHEKLFGMMMPEMEKPAPKKKRKEPEEPKEPEGPKEPERPKGLERPKGLERPKEPARPKEPERPKELERPKAPPSRKQADEIEISDSELDELFDEDIALPFIPELPDQDYQTFEIKLSQNLRKIREGKGQKAILEIKELFTFRAHDFVSPDKEKAAHHFTEFVRRVYQLDRQMPAGMKAKGEIIKHAIEQMTEKLGMLMDDVRTACISEAFSNPTFKDALEKVESDTDKSLLRRLQTLSAFNFMSNEVNALVRDSGVSIPSAPESRDPGPDSGVNEPDSNNDGQKESEVERKRREAIDKEMEEVDRTLEEGRKFLEQSKKNKEETKPAPVRSKPSTPQPAAKPVTSKPAVARETAKPVAVTKTYPSIADIRKLKGDMAIADAVLKFVENCQSEPERKELDQFLEERCAEKSKAIVSDLNRVKQQAMKPSECVHKFSQTVGYRQIAEKIAPPSARKLSEIADNKKVPGNGGNIDGTMLHLLKQSVVFPKSWDVKGDPAKWTRGEFLAEFDKGASRHSESQRQCVRKYADDILRLFKLKQYPFGWGYDQERKASPADQEFELMAKAMYDDFIGRPLFDYRDCKRLELFTAQQRHTFLETLFGSEVISTLKQIVEGAGTNTKRPPTSFERARAEHIKSMVIALFHDQPTGGYYLVVGRSDQRQAFPVKVRNPLALDCFNQEKGSNCIYKAMGLPAISDNWNAVR, from the coding sequence GTGGATACTAATAACCAGCTCTTTCTATACAAACTGGACACACATTCTTCTGCTGCCCGCCGTGGCAGTGACTCTGCCCATACAGAGCAACAGACTTGCCACCGGGGAGATAAAGATCCAGGTCAAACATCTAATCCCACCTGGAAAAGCCTCGACAATTACGACCTCGGGGTTGTCAGCCAAGTACACACTTTTCTCACTGGCAAGGCTTCCTGCCTGGAACATGAAAAACTGTTCGGCATGATGATGCCAGAGATGGAAAAACCAGCCCCCAAAAAGAAGAGGAAAGAGCCGGAAGAGCCTAAAGAGCCGGAAGGGCCTAAAGAGCCGGAAAGGCCTAAAGGACTGGAAAGGCCTAAAGGACTGGAAAGGCCTAAAGAACCGGCAAGGCCTAAAGAACCGGAAAGGCCTAAAGAACTGGAAAGGCCTAAAGCGCCACCTTCCCGGAAGCAAGCCGATGAGATTGAAATTTCAGACTCAGAGCTGGATGAACTGTTCGATGAAGATATAGCACTCCCTTTTATTCCTGAATTACCTGATCAGGATTATCAGACCTTTGAAATTAAACTTTCCCAGAATTTGAGAAAAATCAGAGAGGGGAAGGGACAAAAAGCCATTCTGGAAATAAAAGAACTATTTACTTTCAGGGCTCACGACTTTGTCTCTCCCGATAAGGAAAAAGCAGCACATCATTTTACTGAGTTCGTACGACGCGTGTATCAGCTCGACAGACAAATGCCAGCAGGAATGAAAGCAAAGGGCGAAATCATCAAGCATGCGATCGAACAAATGACCGAGAAATTGGGCATGCTGATGGACGATGTCAGAACTGCCTGCATATCGGAAGCCTTCAGTAACCCCACGTTTAAAGATGCTCTGGAGAAAGTTGAATCGGATACTGATAAATCCCTTCTTCGCAGGTTACAGACACTTTCCGCTTTTAACTTCATGAGCAATGAAGTAAACGCACTGGTAAGAGACTCTGGAGTTTCTATCCCTTCTGCTCCAGAGAGCAGAGACCCGGGCCCTGATTCTGGTGTCAATGAGCCAGACTCAAACAATGATGGCCAAAAAGAGTCAGAAGTGGAAAGAAAGCGCCGCGAAGCCATAGATAAAGAAATGGAGGAGGTAGACAGAACACTTGAAGAGGGGCGGAAATTCCTTGAACAGTCCAAAAAGAACAAAGAAGAGACAAAGCCAGCACCAGTGAGGTCGAAACCATCTACGCCACAGCCTGCAGCAAAACCTGTCACCAGCAAACCAGCTGTTGCCAGGGAAACAGCAAAGCCTGTCGCTGTCACCAAAACCTACCCATCAATCGCCGACATCCGCAAGCTTAAGGGGGATATGGCTATTGCAGATGCGGTGCTGAAGTTTGTAGAAAACTGTCAAAGCGAGCCTGAAAGAAAAGAGCTGGATCAATTTCTGGAAGAGCGCTGTGCAGAAAAATCAAAAGCCATTGTCAGTGATCTTAACCGGGTCAAACAGCAGGCCATGAAACCCAGCGAATGTGTCCACAAGTTTTCACAAACCGTAGGCTACCGCCAGATTGCCGAAAAGATTGCTCCACCCTCGGCAAGAAAACTCTCTGAAATAGCAGACAATAAAAAAGTGCCTGGCAACGGCGGCAATATTGATGGAACAATGCTGCACCTGCTGAAACAATCAGTGGTCTTTCCAAAAAGCTGGGATGTCAAGGGGGATCCGGCAAAATGGACTCGCGGGGAATTTTTGGCTGAGTTTGACAAAGGAGCCTCCAGACACTCAGAGAGCCAGCGCCAATGTGTCCGGAAATACGCTGATGATATATTACGACTCTTTAAGCTGAAGCAATATCCATTCGGCTGGGGGTATGACCAGGAGCGCAAAGCATCTCCTGCTGATCAGGAGTTCGAGCTTATGGCAAAGGCGATGTACGACGATTTCATTGGCAGGCCCTTATTTGATTACAGAGACTGCAAGCGGCTGGAACTATTCACGGCTCAGCAAAGACACACATTTCTGGAGACTCTTTTTGGCTCAGAGGTTATATCCACACTGAAACAGATCGTTGAAGGAGCCGGGACAAACACAAAACGACCACCCACCAGCTTTGAAAGAGCCAGGGCCGAGCACATCAAAAGCATGGTCATTGCCTTGTTCCATGACCAGCCGACAGGTGGCTATTATCTTGTAGTTGGCAGAAGTGATCAGAGGCAGGCCTTCCCTGTAAAGGTGAGAAATCCACTGGCTCTTGACTGCTTTAATCAGGAAAAAGGGAGTAACTGCATATATAAGGCAATGGGGTTACCTGCGATTTCGGACAACTGGAATGCGGTCAGATAA
- a CDS encoding FAD:protein FMN transferase produces the protein MKRFKTRFHMMGTFIDLEIHHPNGVQLIQDSYLQLHQYEQRFTVNQPDSELMRVNQNAGVKPVTVPPDMYHLIKKAKAVSDDLRNPFNIAIGPLVKTWRIGFKDARVPTKDEIAEKISLVDPQKITLNDHNHSVYLSQPGMEIDLGAIAKGYFADQIKRYLLDAGVKQGIINLGGNVLTIGHSPANATKAWHVGIQNPQSSRGETCRIVLLRCASMVTSGINERFFQANGQHYHHLLNSQTGWPISTDIASVTIISKHSVDGEIWSTAGFLSSVEASVSYLNQQSNIEAVVISRQGDLHCTQGLEDSGRLILLL, from the coding sequence ATGAAACGATTTAAAACCCGATTTCACATGATGGGAACCTTCATTGACCTGGAGATTCATCACCCCAATGGTGTGCAGCTTATTCAGGACTCCTACCTTCAACTCCACCAATACGAACAGCGCTTCACAGTGAATCAACCTGATTCTGAGTTAATGCGTGTCAATCAAAATGCAGGAGTAAAACCGGTTACCGTTCCGCCGGACATGTATCACCTGATCAAAAAGGCAAAAGCGGTCAGTGATGACCTGAGGAATCCATTCAATATTGCCATAGGCCCACTGGTTAAGACCTGGCGCATCGGCTTTAAGGATGCCAGAGTGCCAACAAAGGATGAAATTGCTGAAAAAATATCGTTAGTTGATCCGCAAAAAATTACTCTGAATGATCACAATCACTCTGTGTACTTGTCCCAGCCCGGTATGGAGATTGACCTGGGAGCCATTGCCAAAGGCTACTTTGCCGATCAAATCAAACGGTATCTGCTGGACGCAGGCGTTAAACAGGGAATCATTAATTTGGGCGGCAATGTTTTGACCATTGGCCACTCGCCGGCAAACGCAACCAAGGCATGGCATGTTGGCATTCAAAATCCACAGTCAAGTCGTGGTGAGACCTGCCGTATCGTTCTGCTCCGATGTGCTTCCATGGTGACCTCAGGAATCAACGAGCGTTTTTTTCAGGCAAACGGACAGCATTACCACCATCTCCTCAACTCACAAACAGGCTGGCCAATTTCAACCGATATCGCCAGTGTGACCATTATCTCCAAACATTCTGTCGATGGCGAAATCTGGAGCACTGCGGGATTTCTTTCTTCCGTTGAAGCGTCGGTTTCATATCTGAACCAACAGTCAAATATTGAAGCTGTCGTTATTTCAAGGCAGGGTGATCTTCATTGCACGCAAGGCCTGGAGGATAGCGGGCGGCTTATACTGCTGCTCTGA
- a CDS encoding HvfA family oxazolone/thioamide-modified RiPP metallophore, with protein MTTKTNKLTNLVAATLVSAASVTVSADMTGSISSLSQGYEGIVLAEKRVDEGKCGEGKCGASSASAKADEGKCGEGKCGGDSAMKAGEGKCGEGKCGESASKDEEGKCGEGKCGAA; from the coding sequence ATGACAACAAAAACCAACAAACTGACCAATCTGGTTGCTGCCACCCTGGTTTCCGCTGCATCCGTCACTGTCAGTGCCGATATGACCGGCTCGATCAGCTCTTTGAGCCAGGGCTACGAGGGCATTGTGCTGGCGGAAAAACGGGTGGATGAGGGCAAATGCGGTGAAGGTAAATGTGGTGCATCTTCGGCATCGGCCAAAGCGGACGAAGGGAAGTGTGGTGAGGGCAAATGCGGTGGCGACAGTGCCATGAAAGCGGGCGAAGGCAAATGCGGTGAAGGCAAGTGCGGCGAATCAGCCAGCAAGGATGAAGAAGGCAAATGCGGCGAAGGCAAGTGCGGAGCCGCCTGA